A window of the Cystobacter fuscus DSM 2262 genome harbors these coding sequences:
- a CDS encoding cytochrome P450 — protein MAVLEDTRRFSSVGLGRSFLPPWLERNPVAASLVMKNPPEHTRLRGLVSRAFSGAALQRLEARVRAIAEEFAEAVVRRREVDFVAAFSLRLPVRVLNLFFGLEPELWPRMRVWADDLLSVPACHPTPERGEGLEAAGGVLVPVVHRARPPEPAGALRPPRRNVKRENGGDRRAVARCTVWIQNCWIMPPSLEFPETEKDELREFRHCLFAPDPLLTVEGGIEPMAEQRRDARPCWHVVCAALTARAALKPQHDSAPPCFPPGMYRPDTENP, from the coding sequence GTGGCGGTCCTCGAGGACACCCGGCGCTTCTCGTCGGTGGGGCTCGGCCGGAGCTTCCTGCCGCCCTGGTTGGAGCGAAACCCCGTGGCCGCCTCGCTGGTGATGAAGAATCCGCCCGAGCACACCCGGCTGCGCGGCCTCGTGAGCAGGGCCTTCAGCGGGGCCGCCCTCCAGCGGCTGGAGGCCCGGGTTCGCGCCATCGCGGAGGAGTTCGCCGAGGCGGTGGTGCGGCGGCGCGAAGTGGACTTCGTCGCCGCGTTCTCCCTGCGGCTGCCGGTGCGGGTGCTCAACCTCTTCTTCGGCCTGGAGCCGGAGCTGTGGCCGCGCATGCGCGTCTGGGCGGATGATCTGCTCAGCGTTCCCGCGTGCCACCCCACTCCCGAGCGCGGGGAGGGATTGGAGGCGGCAGGAGGTGTCCTGGTCCCAGTCGTACATCGCGCGAGGCCCCCTGAGCCTGCCGGTGCACTTCGACCCCCGCGCCGGAACGTAAAGCGCGAAAACGGGGGAGATCGCCGGGCCGTTGCCCGATGCACGGTTTGGATCCAGAACTGTTGGATCATGCCTCCCTCATTGGAATTCCCGGAAACAGAGAAGGACGAGTTGCGGGAATTCAGGCACTGTTTGTTTGCGCCTGATCCGCTTTTGACGGTAGAGGGGGGGATTGAGCCGATGGCAGAGCAGAGGAGAGATGCACGCCCGTGTTGGCATGTCGTATGCGCGGCGCTCACCGCACGAGCGGCCCTGAAGCCGCAGCACGACAGCGCGCCTCCCTGCTTTCCGCCAGGAATGTATCGACCCGATACGGAGAATCCATGA